A DNA window from Pseudarthrobacter sp. W1I19 contains the following coding sequences:
- a CDS encoding TetR family transcriptional regulator, whose amino-acid sequence MRQGSSGDPPAARRGRRGGSTASRERILDSARRLFAEHGFEGTSLRQVARAAGVDPAMVHHFFTGKDELFALSVELPADPEEVLAGVSSARPEQRGELIVRAVLRLWESPAQPSLVAFLRGTLGSKARTALLREMVTRAVLGRIVAGVPGPPQEVALRADLVATQMVGLMMARYVVRLEPLASAAPEDLVRLVAPNVQRYLTGELT is encoded by the coding sequence GTGCGGCAAGGCAGTTCCGGTGATCCCCCGGCGGCAAGGCGGGGACGGCGCGGCGGATCCACGGCGTCCAGGGAACGGATCCTGGACAGCGCCCGTCGGTTGTTCGCAGAACACGGTTTCGAGGGCACCAGCCTGCGGCAGGTGGCCCGCGCGGCGGGTGTGGATCCTGCCATGGTGCACCATTTCTTCACCGGTAAGGATGAGCTCTTCGCCCTGAGTGTGGAACTCCCTGCCGATCCGGAAGAGGTACTGGCCGGAGTTTCGTCCGCCCGCCCGGAGCAGCGCGGAGAGTTGATCGTCCGCGCCGTCCTTCGCCTCTGGGAAAGCCCGGCCCAGCCAAGCCTGGTGGCCTTCCTGCGGGGCACCCTTGGCTCAAAGGCCCGGACGGCGCTCCTCCGGGAGATGGTGACGCGGGCTGTCCTTGGCCGGATCGTTGCAGGGGTGCCGGGACCGCCCCAGGAAGTTGCCTTGCGCGCAGACCTGGTGGCCACGCAGATGGTGGGACTCATGATGGCCCGCTACGTGGTGCGGCTGGAACCCCTCGCATCGGCCGCACCGGAGGACCTCGTCAGGCTCGTCGCCCCTAATGTGCAGCGGTACCTGACGGGCGAACTTACTTAG
- a CDS encoding ABC transporter ATP-binding protein has translation MSRSAAEITGRTHDGGAVAASGLTVVRGRVPVLRELDFAIPTGQITGLLGPSGSGKTTLMRAVVGVQRITSGSVRVLGQPAGSSGLRHQVGYVTQSPSVYPDLTVEGNVRYFGAMHHKGAAEAAEAIAAVGLEPQARQKTDDLSGGQLSRVSLACALVARPRLLVLDEPTVGLDPVLRADLWGRFRTMAAQGTTLLVSSHVMEEASHCKSLLLLREGLLLAQLTPAELSRRGHSADLERAFLHIIQEAGEERGPAAQDRTAQDPRAQDRTAPDGSVR, from the coding sequence ATGTCACGTTCGGCAGCGGAAATTACAGGAAGAACGCACGACGGCGGTGCGGTGGCGGCCAGCGGCCTGACGGTTGTGCGGGGACGGGTTCCCGTCCTGCGCGAGCTGGACTTCGCCATTCCAACCGGACAAATCACCGGCCTGCTGGGTCCCTCGGGAAGCGGAAAAACCACGCTGATGCGGGCCGTCGTAGGGGTGCAGCGCATTACCTCAGGCTCGGTGCGGGTCCTGGGGCAGCCGGCCGGCAGCAGTGGCCTGCGGCACCAGGTGGGATACGTGACCCAGTCCCCCAGCGTCTACCCTGACCTCACCGTGGAGGGCAACGTACGCTACTTCGGCGCCATGCACCACAAAGGGGCGGCAGAGGCAGCGGAGGCGATTGCCGCCGTCGGACTTGAACCCCAGGCGCGGCAGAAAACCGATGACCTGTCCGGCGGCCAGCTCAGCCGGGTATCCCTCGCCTGCGCACTGGTGGCCCGTCCGCGCCTCCTGGTGCTGGACGAACCGACCGTGGGACTGGACCCAGTGCTCCGCGCGGACCTCTGGGGCCGGTTCCGCACCATGGCCGCCCAAGGGACTACCTTGCTTGTATCAAGCCATGTCATGGAGGAAGCCAGCCACTGCAAGTCCCTGCTCCTCCTGCGGGAAGGCCTGCTCCTCGCCCAGCTGACGCCGGCGGAACTGAGCCGGCGCGGACACAGCGCTGACCTTGAAAGGGCGTTCCTGCACATCATCCAGGAAGCAGGCGAAGAACGCGGTCCCGCTGCCCAGGACCGGACAGCACAAGACCCAAGAGCACAGGACCGGACAGCACCGGATGGGAGCGTGCGGTAA
- a CDS encoding YciI family protein gives MTVFAVEYVYAADSTEARSEARPAHREWTAGLAQDGAILASGPYGDGAGALLIFKAADEAALNSILKQDPFAAAGVIAGTRITEWSPITGMLAGLTA, from the coding sequence ATGACAGTTTTTGCCGTTGAGTACGTTTACGCCGCCGATTCCACCGAAGCCCGCAGTGAAGCCCGTCCGGCGCACCGCGAATGGACCGCCGGCCTGGCGCAGGACGGTGCCATCCTGGCAAGCGGGCCCTACGGTGACGGGGCGGGAGCGCTGCTGATCTTCAAGGCCGCAGACGAGGCTGCCCTGAACTCGATCCTCAAGCAGGACCCCTTTGCGGCCGCCGGAGTTATCGCCGGAACGCGCATCACGGAGTGGTCTCCCATTACCGGCATGCTGGCCGGCCTCACCGCCTAG
- a CDS encoding TSUP family transporter, which translates to MLPGFESIELTTLVLIVVAGFAAGWVDAVVGGGGLIQLPALLLVPGITPVQALATNKMGSIFGTATSAVTYYRRVGPDLRTALPMAVIALAGSFGGAVLAANLPSSVFKPIIVAALVAVALFTALKPDAGHITALRHDGHKHYVVACLIGAVIGFYDGLIGPGTGSFLVIALVSAMGYAFLEASAKAKIVNMATNAGALLFFLPHGSILWALGLLLGAANMAGGYLGARTAVAQGSKFVRVVFLVVVAALIIKLGYDVWQENFAGQG; encoded by the coding sequence GTGCTCCCCGGGTTTGAATCCATCGAGCTGACAACGCTGGTCCTGATCGTGGTGGCCGGATTCGCTGCCGGCTGGGTGGATGCCGTGGTGGGCGGGGGCGGGCTGATCCAGCTCCCGGCCCTGCTGCTGGTGCCGGGCATTACGCCGGTCCAGGCGCTGGCAACAAACAAGATGGGGTCAATCTTTGGTACCGCCACCAGCGCCGTTACGTACTATCGGCGGGTGGGGCCGGACCTCCGGACGGCCTTGCCGATGGCCGTTATTGCCCTGGCGGGAAGCTTCGGTGGCGCAGTGCTGGCTGCCAACTTGCCGTCCAGCGTGTTCAAACCCATCATCGTTGCCGCGCTCGTGGCGGTGGCGCTCTTCACGGCGTTAAAACCGGACGCCGGCCACATCACGGCGCTGCGGCACGACGGCCACAAACACTACGTGGTGGCGTGCCTGATCGGCGCCGTGATCGGCTTCTACGACGGCCTGATTGGTCCGGGTACCGGATCCTTCCTGGTCATCGCCCTGGTCTCGGCGATGGGGTACGCGTTCCTGGAAGCCAGTGCCAAGGCCAAGATCGTGAACATGGCAACCAACGCGGGGGCGCTGCTCTTCTTCCTGCCGCACGGCTCCATCCTGTGGGCCTTGGGCCTGCTCCTGGGCGCTGCCAATATGGCCGGCGGATACCTCGGTGCACGGACGGCGGTGGCGCAGGGCAGCAAGTTTGTCCGCGTGGTCTTCCTGGTGGTGGTGGCTGCGCTCATCATCAAGCTCGGCTACGACGTCTGGCAGGAAAACTTCGCCGGACAAGGGTAG
- a CDS encoding ABC transporter permease, translating to MMLATTRRVLEQLRHDRRSIALILVVPALLLTAVYFLFENEALPPGAPRTFDRVGLMMLAIFPFVVMFLVTSITMLRERTSGTLERLLTTPVHKGDLLFGYGLAFSIMAALQSLVATAVAYWVFDLDIEGPPGFVVLIAVINAVLGVALGLLCSAFARTEFQAVQFMPVVVVPQILLCGLFVARDRMNDTLEAISNVLPLTFSVDALQEIAANPEATEQMWQDAAIMGAIVLGVLVLASLTLRRRTA from the coding sequence ATGATGCTGGCAACAACCCGCCGGGTGCTGGAGCAGTTGCGGCATGACCGCCGCAGCATCGCCTTGATACTGGTGGTCCCGGCATTGCTGCTGACCGCGGTTTACTTCCTCTTCGAGAATGAGGCCCTGCCGCCCGGGGCGCCGCGCACGTTCGACCGCGTGGGGCTGATGATGCTCGCCATTTTCCCGTTTGTGGTGATGTTCCTGGTCACCTCCATCACGATGCTGCGTGAGCGGACCTCGGGAACGCTGGAGCGGCTGCTCACCACCCCTGTCCATAAGGGGGACCTGCTCTTCGGCTATGGCCTGGCGTTTTCCATCATGGCCGCGCTGCAGTCATTGGTGGCTACTGCCGTGGCGTACTGGGTATTCGATCTCGATATCGAGGGCCCGCCCGGCTTCGTGGTCCTGATCGCCGTGATCAACGCCGTCCTGGGGGTGGCCCTTGGCCTGCTGTGTTCGGCGTTTGCCCGGACCGAGTTCCAGGCCGTCCAGTTCATGCCGGTGGTCGTGGTACCGCAAATCCTCCTCTGCGGCCTGTTCGTGGCGCGGGACCGCATGAACGATACCCTCGAGGCGATCTCGAATGTTCTTCCCCTCACGTTCTCCGTGGACGCCCTGCAGGAAATTGCCGCCAATCCCGAGGCCACCGAACAGATGTGGCAGGACGCAGCCATCATGGGAGCCATCGTGCTGGGAGTGCTGGTGCTGGCCTCCCTGACGCTGCGGAGGCGGACTGCGTGA
- a CDS encoding MarR family transcriptional regulator, which produces MYVLTIDQRGSTSDVDRVPELIAELQGLTSARFERSVGDELQGVVDRPDEVVDVALHALRTGNWYVGIGIGVVQMAPGGSPREGSGSGFVAARKAVELAKTAAGQVPLSVVAGMMGRGKEIPNQTKEGAMAGANAQAVLRLIGRLVQERTGAQWRVVDRLRAVRAGDGKHGSQKQVARELGITEQSVSRAVLRSGWQEEWAARPAAAMLLEYARSRIAGTGPARAEPAATELAPPETARSETAPPETAPPETAPPETAPPRNEGDT; this is translated from the coding sequence ATGTACGTACTGACCATTGACCAGCGGGGCAGCACTTCGGATGTCGATCGCGTGCCGGAGTTGATAGCCGAGCTGCAGGGCCTCACCTCCGCACGGTTTGAACGTTCGGTGGGCGACGAACTCCAAGGCGTGGTGGACCGGCCCGACGAGGTGGTGGATGTGGCGCTGCATGCCCTCCGGACCGGGAACTGGTACGTGGGGATTGGTATCGGGGTGGTGCAGATGGCTCCGGGAGGCAGCCCCCGCGAAGGGTCCGGAAGCGGGTTTGTGGCCGCGCGAAAAGCCGTGGAACTGGCGAAGACTGCTGCAGGCCAGGTGCCGCTGTCAGTGGTCGCAGGGATGATGGGCCGCGGGAAGGAAATCCCGAACCAAACCAAGGAAGGTGCCATGGCAGGTGCCAACGCCCAGGCGGTGCTCCGGTTGATCGGACGCCTTGTGCAGGAACGGACGGGGGCCCAGTGGCGCGTAGTGGACCGACTCCGCGCCGTGCGGGCCGGCGACGGCAAACACGGCAGCCAGAAACAAGTGGCCCGGGAGTTGGGAATAACGGAGCAATCGGTGAGCCGTGCCGTGCTTCGCTCGGGCTGGCAGGAAGAATGGGCAGCCAGGCCGGCAGCAGCCATGCTCCTGGAGTACGCGCGGAGCCGCATTGCCGGTACTGGGCCAGCCCGGGCCGAACCAGCCGCGACCGAGCTGGCCCCGCCCGAGACAGCCCGGTCCGAAACAGCCCCGCCCGAAACAGCCCCGCCCGAAACAGCCCCGCCCGAAACAGCCCCGCCCCGGAACGAAGGAGACACGTGA
- a CDS encoding proline--tRNA ligase — MVTRLSQLFLRTLREDPVDAEVASHRLLVRAGYIRRAAPGIYTWLPLGLSVLRKVEAIIREEMANIGAQEVHFPALLPREPYEATNRWTEYGEGLFRLQDRKGADYLLAPTHEEMFTLLVKDLYSSYKDLPLSLYQIQNKYRDEARPRAGLLRGREFIMKDSYSFDVDDAGLDASYAAHRGAYLRIFERLGLEVIPVTATAGAMGGSKSEEFLHPTDIGEDTFVRSAGGYAANVEAVTTVVPADIDYTGAPAAEVLDTPDTPTIETLVAAANQIAPRSEADGGAWTGADTLKNVVLAVTLPTGERQLVVIGLPGDRGVDLKRVEANIGSFLPIAGEIGLEAANDDDLKKQPLIVKGYLGPGLTLDEPLLGAESATKLLYLVDPRVVSGTAWITGANEAGKHVFGLVAGRDFTWDGVIECTDVREGDPAPDGSGPLETARGIEMGHIFQLGRKYAEALELKVLDQNGKQVTVTMGSYGVGVTRAVAALAESNHDTKGLVWPRAVAPADVHVVAVGKGEDIFATAERLAADLEAAGLDVLLDDRPKVSPGVKFGDAELVGVPTILAVGRGLVDGVVEIKDRRSGEAENIAVDKAVDYVVNAVRAS; from the coding sequence GTGGTTACAAGACTGTCCCAGCTTTTCCTGCGCACGCTGCGTGAAGATCCCGTCGACGCCGAGGTGGCCAGCCACCGGCTCCTGGTCCGTGCGGGCTACATCCGCCGTGCCGCTCCCGGGATCTACACCTGGCTCCCGCTGGGGCTCAGCGTCCTGCGCAAAGTCGAGGCCATCATCCGTGAGGAAATGGCGAACATCGGCGCCCAGGAAGTCCACTTCCCTGCGCTCCTTCCGCGTGAACCCTATGAGGCCACCAACCGCTGGACTGAATACGGTGAAGGACTGTTCCGCCTCCAGGACCGCAAAGGCGCGGACTACCTGCTGGCCCCAACGCACGAGGAAATGTTCACGCTGCTGGTCAAGGACCTCTACTCCTCGTACAAGGACCTCCCGCTGAGCCTGTACCAGATCCAGAACAAGTACCGCGATGAGGCGCGCCCCCGGGCAGGCCTGCTGCGCGGCCGCGAATTCATCATGAAGGACTCCTACTCCTTCGATGTGGACGACGCCGGCCTGGACGCCAGCTACGCCGCCCACCGCGGCGCCTACCTGCGGATCTTCGAGCGCCTCGGCCTGGAAGTCATCCCGGTCACGGCCACTGCCGGTGCCATGGGCGGGTCCAAGAGCGAAGAGTTCCTGCACCCCACGGATATCGGCGAGGACACCTTCGTCCGGTCCGCCGGCGGCTACGCTGCCAACGTTGAGGCCGTGACCACCGTGGTGCCGGCGGACATCGACTACACCGGCGCCCCCGCTGCCGAGGTGCTGGACACCCCTGACACTCCCACCATCGAAACTCTGGTGGCCGCCGCCAACCAGATAGCCCCCCGCTCGGAGGCAGACGGCGGCGCCTGGACCGGTGCGGACACGCTCAAGAATGTCGTCCTCGCCGTCACCCTGCCCACCGGGGAACGCCAGCTCGTGGTGATCGGCCTGCCCGGCGACCGCGGGGTGGACCTGAAGCGCGTCGAAGCGAACATCGGATCCTTCCTGCCCATCGCCGGTGAGATCGGACTGGAGGCCGCGAATGACGATGACCTCAAGAAGCAGCCGCTGATCGTCAAGGGCTACCTTGGGCCCGGCCTGACGCTGGACGAACCGCTGCTGGGCGCCGAAAGCGCCACGAAGCTGCTGTACCTGGTGGATCCCCGTGTCGTCAGCGGGACCGCCTGGATTACCGGCGCCAATGAAGCCGGCAAGCACGTGTTCGGGCTCGTGGCCGGCCGGGACTTCACTTGGGACGGCGTCATCGAATGCACCGACGTCCGCGAAGGCGATCCCGCCCCGGACGGGTCCGGACCGCTGGAAACGGCCCGCGGCATCGAAATGGGCCACATCTTCCAGCTGGGCCGGAAGTACGCCGAAGCCCTGGAACTGAAGGTCCTGGACCAGAACGGCAAGCAGGTCACCGTGACTATGGGTTCCTACGGCGTGGGCGTCACCCGCGCCGTGGCGGCGTTGGCCGAATCCAACCATGACACCAAGGGCCTGGTCTGGCCACGTGCGGTTGCCCCCGCGGACGTCCATGTCGTGGCCGTGGGCAAGGGCGAGGACATCTTCGCCACCGCAGAGCGGCTGGCAGCGGACCTGGAAGCCGCAGGCCTCGATGTCCTGCTCGACGACCGGCCCAAGGTCTCGCCGGGCGTCAAATTCGGCGACGCAGAGCTTGTGGGCGTCCCCACCATCCTCGCCGTCGGCAGGGGCCTGGTGGACGGCGTGGTGGAGATCAAGGACCGCCGCAGCGGCGAAGCGGAGAACATTGCCGTGGACAAGGCAGTTGACTATGTGGTCAACGCCGTCCGCGCCTCCTGA
- a CDS encoding DUF4081 domain-containing GNAT family N-acetyltransferase, with translation MLSRVAPWLASRKEVPDPPGLSVRTLDGTDTAALRMLAQQDPVTNVFILAHLRAAGTAAPTSGGAGVIGVFDDGVLVGACWAGANLVPVQLDPELAGVVAEVANTSGRRYASAFGPAEAVLALHAELLARGHRAHEVRAEQPLMTIEGPPVIKPNPGLEPGNLADFDRILPACAAMFEEEVGYSPFLGGREFYSRRVEGLIRQGHSLVHLNHAREVVFKAELGAVTAEVTQIQGVWMNPLYRGQGLSAGYMAAVVEHARRVAPITSLYVNGFNLRARATYERVGFRQVGTFATVLF, from the coding sequence ATGCTGTCAAGGGTAGCCCCGTGGTTAGCGTCTCGTAAGGAGGTCCCCGACCCTCCGGGACTTTCCGTCCGCACGTTGGACGGCACGGATACTGCTGCGCTCCGGATGCTGGCGCAGCAGGATCCGGTCACCAATGTCTTTATCCTCGCGCATTTGCGTGCCGCCGGCACTGCCGCGCCCACCAGCGGCGGCGCCGGCGTGATCGGTGTTTTCGACGACGGCGTCCTGGTGGGTGCGTGCTGGGCAGGGGCGAACCTGGTTCCGGTCCAGCTGGACCCCGAGTTGGCAGGGGTGGTCGCGGAAGTGGCCAACACATCCGGCCGCCGCTACGCCTCGGCCTTTGGCCCGGCCGAGGCGGTCCTGGCGCTGCACGCGGAACTCCTGGCACGCGGCCATCGGGCCCACGAAGTCCGCGCGGAACAGCCCCTCATGACCATCGAGGGCCCGCCGGTGATCAAGCCAAACCCCGGCCTTGAGCCGGGAAACCTTGCGGACTTTGACCGCATCCTGCCTGCCTGCGCCGCAATGTTCGAGGAAGAAGTGGGATATTCGCCCTTCCTGGGGGGCCGGGAGTTCTATAGCCGGCGGGTGGAAGGGCTCATTCGCCAAGGGCATTCCCTGGTCCACCTGAACCACGCCCGCGAGGTGGTGTTCAAGGCCGAACTGGGCGCCGTCACGGCCGAGGTCACCCAGATCCAAGGTGTCTGGATGAACCCGCTTTACCGCGGCCAGGGCTTGAGTGCCGGGTACATGGCCGCCGTGGTGGAGCACGCCCGGAGAGTCGCACCCATTACCAGCCTCTACGTCAATGGCTTCAACCTGCGGGCACGAGCCACCTACGAGCGGGTCGGCTTCCGCCAGGTGGGCACTTTCGCTACTGTTCTTTTCTAG
- the ispG gene encoding flavodoxin-dependent (E)-4-hydroxy-3-methylbut-2-enyl-diphosphate synthase, which produces MTSVSLGMPAAPPPVLAPRRKTRQIKVGSVGVGSDFPISVQSMTTTPTTDINATLQQIAELTASGCDIVRVACPSADDAEALPIIAKKSQIPVIADIHFQPKYVFAAIEAGCAAVRVNPGNIRKFDDQVKEIAAAARDHGTSIRIGVNAGSLEPGILKKYGKATPEALVESAVWEASLFEEHGFHDFKISVKHNDPVVMVAAYEMLAEKGDWPLHLGVTEAGPAFQGTIKSATAFGALLSRGIGDTIRVSLSAPPVEEIKVGNQILQSLNLRPRKLEIVSCPSCGRAQVDVYTLAEQVTAGLEGMEIPLRVAVMGCVVNGPGEAREADLGVASGNGKGQIFVKGEVIKTVPESQIVETLIEEAMRIAEEMGEADGEDAVKGSPVVSVS; this is translated from the coding sequence GTGACCTCGGTCAGCCTGGGAATGCCTGCGGCACCGCCGCCCGTCCTTGCCCCCCGCCGGAAGACCCGCCAGATCAAGGTCGGTTCTGTGGGGGTGGGTTCTGATTTCCCCATCAGCGTGCAGTCCATGACCACCACGCCCACCACCGACATCAACGCGACCCTGCAGCAGATCGCGGAACTCACGGCCTCCGGTTGTGACATCGTGCGCGTCGCCTGCCCGTCAGCCGATGACGCCGAAGCGCTGCCCATCATCGCCAAGAAGTCCCAGATCCCGGTGATCGCGGACATCCACTTCCAGCCGAAATACGTCTTCGCCGCCATCGAAGCGGGCTGCGCGGCGGTGCGCGTGAACCCCGGAAACATCCGTAAGTTTGATGACCAGGTTAAGGAAATCGCGGCGGCCGCCCGCGATCACGGCACTTCCATCCGCATCGGGGTGAACGCAGGCTCGCTGGAGCCCGGCATCCTCAAGAAATACGGCAAGGCCACCCCTGAAGCGCTGGTGGAGTCTGCTGTATGGGAAGCATCACTGTTCGAAGAGCACGGCTTCCACGACTTCAAGATCTCCGTGAAGCACAACGACCCCGTGGTGATGGTGGCTGCCTACGAGATGCTGGCGGAGAAGGGCGACTGGCCGCTTCACCTCGGTGTGACCGAGGCCGGGCCCGCGTTCCAGGGAACCATTAAGTCAGCCACGGCCTTCGGGGCTCTCCTGTCCCGTGGCATCGGCGACACCATCCGGGTTTCGCTCTCCGCCCCGCCGGTGGAGGAAATCAAGGTGGGCAACCAGATTCTCCAGTCCCTCAACCTGCGTCCCCGGAAACTGGAGATTGTCTCCTGCCCGTCCTGCGGCCGGGCGCAGGTGGACGTGTACACCCTTGCTGAGCAGGTGACCGCTGGCCTGGAAGGCATGGAGATCCCGCTGCGCGTGGCCGTGATGGGCTGCGTGGTCAACGGTCCCGGTGAAGCCCGTGAGGCAGATCTTGGCGTTGCTTCCGGCAACGGCAAGGGCCAGATCTTTGTGAAGGGTGAAGTCATCAAGACTGTGCCCGAGAGTCAAATTGTTGAGACACTGATCGAAGAGGCCATGCGTATCGCGGAAGAGATGGGGGAGGCCGATGGCGAAGATGCTGTCAAGGGTAGCCCCGTGGTTAGCGTCTCGTAA